From a single Brassica oleracea var. oleracea cultivar TO1000 chromosome C5, BOL, whole genome shotgun sequence genomic region:
- the LOC106343708 gene encoding dof zinc finger protein DOF1.4, giving the protein MFGNCDQKKKMPIIQSPNTNPPASMQSKNMIVSPSHQQQPPQPQLKCPRCDSSNTKFCYYNNYSLSQPRHFCKACKRYWTRGGTLRNVPVGGSYRKNKRVKRPATATAASTASTTTSSSPNNPHHQISHFPSMNHHPLFYGLSDHVSSCNSLPMFPSRFSDPPKTSSGLEGEFLSSGFNGLGLGLQNHMSHDQTINGSFINNSTTNKPFLPSSLFGSSVSSSSSTLLQHAHKPMNNNGEMMGQSHLQTLASLQDLHVGGDNEDVNKEGKLGEISGDMNGFMSSSSLDPSNYHNNWNNASVSSGAWLDPTNNIVGSSLTSLI; this is encoded by the exons ATGTTTGGCAATTGTGACCAAAAGAAGAAGATGCCTATCATCCAGTCTCCCAATACAAATCCACCG GCAAGTATGCAGAGCAAGAACATGATCGTTTCTCCGTCTCATCAGCAGCAACCGCCTCAACCGCAACTTAAATGCCCTCGTTGCGATTCATCGAACACAAAGTTCTGTTACTACAACAACTACAGCCTCTCTCAGCCGCGGCACTTTTGCAAGGCTTGCAAGAGGTATTGGACACGAGGTGGGACCCTCCGTAACGTTCCCGTAGGCGGTAGCTACCGGAAGAACAAACGTGTGAAAAGGCCAGCAACCGCAACCGCGGCTTCCACGGCCTCGACGACTACTTCTTCATCCCCTAATAATCCTCATCATCAGATCTCCCATTTCCCTTCCATGAATCATCATCCCTTGTTCTATGGTTTATCAGATCATGTGAGCAGTTGTAATAGTCTTCCAATGTTTCCAAGCCGTTTCAGTGATCCTCCAAAGACTTCAAGTGGTTTAGAGGGTGAGTTTCTCTCATCTGGTTTTAATGGTCTTGGATTAGGGCTTCAAAATCATATGAGTCACGACCAAACCATTAATGGTAGCTTCATCAACAACTCTACAACAAACAAACCATTTCTTCCCTCGAGTCTATTTGGGTCTTCGGTATCTTCCTCTTCATCTACTCTTCTCCAGCATGCACACAAGCCCATGAACAATAATGGTGAGATGATGGGACAGTCCCATCTCCAAACCCTAGCATCACTTCAAGATCTGCATGTTGGAGGTGACAATGAAGATGTGAACAAAGAAGGGAAGCTTGGTGAGATCTCCGGGGACATGAATGGGTTCATGTCATCATCATCCTTAGATCCTTCAAACTACCACAACAACTGGAATAATGCAAGTGTTTCCAGTGGAGCATGGCTTGATCCAACAAATAATATCGTTGGATCCTCCCTTACGTCCTTGATATAA